Genomic window (Toxotes jaculatrix isolate fToxJac2 chromosome 10, fToxJac2.pri, whole genome shotgun sequence):
TGTTGCGGAACATTTCTCCACTGACCACACCTGATAAACACAGAGGAGTTAGACAGAAGACAATTTACCAACTCAGGGAGCACAGAGTACCAACTGCGTCAGAATGGTTCTGTAGGAAGCACAGAATCAAAACATTGTCCTCAATACATCTTAAAAAAGGTCCAATCACAGGGTAGGGTGACTTAAGAAGACACACATAGATACCTTTACATCCTGAGCACTGGATGAAGAAATTGATGAGATCCAGTAGCGCAACgtctctgtcatgtttgtaagACTCAATCCAGTCATCAACGACAGACTGCATAGAAGATTGGAACAGGTACATTTAAAAATCAGaaatcaataaaaaacaatgattttgactgaggaaaaaaacaatatttacaaaGTGGAAATCTTAAAGATTCTGCTATTTATACCTGCATTGCGCTCCTGCCCAGCTTCACCACCTCAAACAGCATCATGTTTTCCATGCCATTCTCCTGGTGGTGGCCATTTAACCGACCTGCTCCCTTGCCCCCTTTGCCTTTCTCGCCTGCTGCCTTCTTCCCCTTCTTTCCGCCCTGGAACAGCATTGAAGAGAATGAGGAATAATTAAGAGTGATAATCTTTGCAGAGATTAAGAGAAGACAAGCCATATGTAACAAATATCTACAATTGCAATAAAGGACATGATACTGTGTTATTTGACCACAGTGTCCTAACCCAGGCCATAGAGCGAGAGGCATGGAGCCATTTGTGCTTTCCATACCTTTCCTTTAGCTGAGTTTGCACTCCTTCCATCAGGATCCTCAGAGAAGTCTGTGTCTGAAGAGAATCGAGTGTCTGTGTCCCTGTTAGACACAAGCAGACATTAGAATGTAAATTCACATCAACCTCAAACTCAACTCTAAATAACAAGAAGAAGCACAAACTTACTGAGGATAGGAGAACTCTGTTGGTATTTCTGGTGCTGCTATCATTTCTGTAACATCTTCTGGATAACTTCAACTTATGACTGGCTTGAGATCCTCAGAAAATACAAGACAGGAGAGATTGCATGTGACCTAGAATGTGAAACAGAGTAATTCAGAGAGCTTCACATGCAGACGTATTGCACATAtcaacacagcagaaacaacacATGTAACAAAAGCGAACATCAAATATGTGCATGTTTGAGGAAATCACATCCTCTGTAGTAAGCAAATGTTTCGTTGATGCcattcagagaggaaaaaaaaaacggtttcACATGGTAACAGGGGGCGGACACAAATGCTCCTGTCAGGCTCAGCTGTCTAGCCATtggctccctctctttctctgctccccTTGGTTTACAGACAACGTCATGAAACGAAGATTGGAGTGTCTTCCTCAATGACCAAATATGGTACTGCCCTATCCGCCCCATTCATTTCTAAACCAATCAAAAGACAGTATCAACATCAACAAGATACCGCAGGCCACAGAGAAAACTATTGCATGGTTGTGATGTGTAAATTAATAGCACATACATCAAAGGGGAGAGCAGACATAACTTTTGAAATTGGGTTTCTTACTCTGTCCGCAAttcaaaaagaaatgcaaatgcaCCCTCAACAGTCCGGGAagccaataaaataaaagcactcCAGGGACAACTGTTCTGGACAGAAAGGGAAAACACAAACTCCACCCATGATAAACCCACTCTAGATGCAGTATGTGCGTCTTCCAGTCCTAGTACACGAGGTGATGACATGAAAGTTAATTACAATAGCATTTTTGTGTAATgaggaaataaatgttttcaaggTAAATGCCCGATTTAATTCTGATCTAATGTTAGTCATCGGGGATCCTCTCCCTCACCATATCCTGCAAACTATGACCTACATATGCCAAACGGGAGTCTCAAGCTTAATTTATATCAATATGCAATAATCGCAGTAATACACCACACACCATTAAAACACCCAGTCAACGTAGATACACTCGACATCAACACTATGCACGAGTTAGTTACGACTTTGTAAGTTTGAACTTAACTAGGATATTTACTGGATCAAAAATATGCTAGCGTGCCCATTTCCTTGATAGCGAGGGGGTACTGCACGACAAGACGACGGGAATCTATGGGTGTAGACTGAAAAAAGTGGCGCCAAATCGAGCAGTGTATCTCATAAACTTGTGACTGCGAAGCTAGACTAGACGATTTTAGATAAAACGAAATTGTGAAACCCAGCTGTGTGGATTCCTGCAAGTCAACGATGCCACAAAGTACCGGGTCAGTTCCCTCCAACAACGCCGACACGGCTATGCTCTTCGTCGGCTCCTGTCAAAATTGACACCGGTGCGCTGCTGGTGCTAGCGCCACTAGCTAAGCAACCGAGGATACTGGCGTCTTTCCCCAGCGCCAGCTAGTTTAAATTTGATAAAGTAAGCGTGTTCTACTCAGATTCAGACAAACTACAATTCGTTGAACAAGAAGGGCGACAGCCCCGTACAATGCATTGTCGTCAGATATCGGGAACATGCCAGCATTTACTACCGCTATCGTAGTTAGACCATAATAACAAAACAACGCAAGCCCTACTGTACTAGCGCAAGCTAATATTAGCCAATACACAATAACGCTACTCACTAATATTTCCAAGGACAAAAACTGCCTTTGTCTTCACACCCGTTGTCTCTATTGCTCGCCCAAAGATGAAGCAACTAACCATAGTGGATATGCTGCAATTAACGAGCAAAGAATAACTCCGACTAGTTAGCTATGCTAACTGCTACTGCTAACGTTACCTAAAAAAACATCACGTCCTTGCGTCCTCCATCTTGCCTCGGGAGTTCCAGTACCGTATTGCATAAGCAACAAACACTTTGTTTACAAATATATAAAGTGCAAGTAAGTCGCTTGAAACAATAAAACGATTCCTTTGGTTACAAGCTAAATATTTTGCCCCAGTGTGCCAAAAATCCAAATCGTTAGCTTGCTAACAACCGAAGTAGCCATGTACCGCGAGCTAGCGAAGCGACTTGGTTCAGGCAGACATCCGCGCTCTGGGCTCATCTAGAGCTAGCCTGGCTAGCGAGACGGCTAGCAAAATACAAATCAACTAACTTCCAGATAGCTCTCCGCCATTTTACAGCTAACTTACCTTGTTGTGAAATGTAGTCCCAGCAGAATCGTAACTTTTACTATTCTTATACAGCCTCCGTCTGAATTCCACTACAATTCGGTAAAAAGAGTTTAAAAGTCGCGGTCAGAGGCGGTTTCGGACGTTCTCTCACCCCGCTTGCTCCGTAGTTCGGTTTGTTGTTTCGACGACCTGGGAGGAGGAAATCCTGGTGCAGAGCTACCACCTAGTGGCCACAATACCCGTATTGGATACACCGTCGATGATTCGAcatccagtggtcactgtcgaGTACTACACCTGAAGATTACTGCTTTGCTCTGTGCTCCGTCCTCACACGCAAGCTGCTGTGGGAAACGccaggaaaaacacaagcaagAATTAATTCATATTTCTGCAAATATGAATTATTTCGGTCAAACACTGACTTAAATTTGTCTAATTcccattattttttaaacaaatggagaagaaaggagaattTCTATATGGAGCTCATTACCACCGTAGTTCCACAGCTTCCTTCTAGTGTTTGAGATATAACTCActaaaatgagttcatttgaATAGTTTTGTGACACAGGGAATGCAACTTATCTATCTACCTGGAGTGATGTACAGCATCGAGATGTTGCCTGCAAGCTGCTCCTATTAACACTTTTTTATCTTCCAAAACCTAAATGCTGTGATTCTCTCTGAAAGATTAATATCAACAGAGACTCTTTGCAAAAATCACATCAAACCTCAGCTGAGAAAAAGGaatgtttctgatattttatataATCTGTAAAACTTGAATAGCTCATGACGAATATTCAAGATACTCGTTTTACAACCCCTATGAACCCTTTTGAAGTGGGTTCCTCTAAATACCAAATCCAACTGGttgtagttaaaaaaaatcaaaatgtaacAGTGATTAAAGAAAGACATGCCTCAAGTCCAATTATTCAAATTTATTCACTTTTGATAACACAAAAGTTTGCCTAATAGAAGGGTAAAACAATTTCACACCACAATGATTAACTGAAGGCCCTTGCCTAGAGTGGATTTTGTCAGTTAGAAAGTAAAGTCTTAATGGAATTACTAATCTACTATTATAAATGTCCATACAGAGCAGcaaacagtgagaaaaatgaatacaaaacatTGAGTACACCAGACAAAATAAAGGAGCAGAGCACAAAAGTGTATGATTGAAACTGAAATTACATCCCACTATGCTAAATGtccaaaaaacaagaaaaaaacaagatacaAGTACATAAACCTAAAGAAAGGCACGTCCAGCAAGAAAGacagttgctgttgttgtcttttAGTGTCAGTACtcattaatgaaaatgaatatcaGCTATTTATAATTGCACCTCTATTAACAACTATTTATTATCTCAGTGattgtaaaaatataaagttttCTTGTGAATTACTTATTCTCTCATTctcacacttacacagacaACGTGGTCCTTACATATATTACTATCACcatataattttaaaatacaatattatTAAGATAGTGAGGAAGCAGCATTGAAGTGTAATGAGAGTCCATGATTCCCTTAAGAGATATAGGTCTTGACCTTCTGTGATATGGGACCACAGCAGATTGGACACTTGTTGAGCGACTCTGAACACTCCTCGCAGGAGACCAGATGACCACACGGGATGAAGACGATACAAATATCTCTGTCCATACATATTTTACACTGTCTTTCCCTCTGCAGCCTCATCAGTTTCTCAATCGGTTCCTCATCTGAAAGataagagagtgagaaagaaacataaataaataaaaataaaaaaactcgTACATAATAAAAATTAATTGCTCAGACTTACTTTTATGTAGTCAACTACAGTATCTATTCATTCCCTGAACATGGCTCAGGATACTGGAGGTACAGTGCCTTTATTCTCTGTCTTGGCAGTATTACTCTCTGGTGTGTTGTTAAGGCAATCCTCCATAAGTGCTTCCAGGCTGGAGTAGCCTGAGCCTGTCCTACTTATCTTCTCCAAGATGGTCTTTTCCACCACAAAGGGCTTTAGACTCATCTCTATATCCTTCTAAGCCATGGCAGACTCCACAACCACTCGTtttatgtagttttttttttggttacagACCCATTTGTAACTTGTCAATTTATTCAAGTACAGGAGATGTtataaattcacattttcaaataaacagcagtcaaaataaaatgtttaaatttttaCCATTCACATCTCCTGAAAATCCATTCTGATAACTTGAATTCTGGAAACAAAAGTCATATAGTTATTTTCAGTATGATTTGAATGACATCACTATAGACAAGactcccacagacacacaaaagaaagtATTTTTGTCCAGAATACAAAACACAGCATAACAAATTATTTTcaacacatttccatttttttagCTAGATGGAAAATGATATCATGACTGTGTGCATCATTGCAATTAAATGGCTGGAAGATATCAATCAGACTGattatgtttacatacacagaaagaaacaggtaACTAAGAGAACTCAGATTAAGGCAGAAAATCAGggaatgtgtttacatgtactGCAATAACCAGACTGCTCTAGAAACAATATTTACATTCAGCTGGTTGGTAATCAGATTCTTTCTTCTACAAAGAGTTTAGTTGTGGAAACTGACTTTTAGAAGTATCAGTGTCAGTTTCACCCAAATTTTggatttaaatattatttatacaCAACAGCAGGACTATAAGAACTGATGTTTCCTTTAATcatgcacatgtaaacacataatGAGAAACTAGGGTTAAGGACATCATTGGCCAGAAAATCAGGTGTTCACCAGATTTCTTTTGGTCCTTTTCCTGACTAAAGAAATCTGGTTTATCGTTTATATTGAGGTCTACTAAATGGGATTATTTAGCAAAGTTAACAATGACCTGGTTATTTAAAGGCATATAAAAGCACTGAACTCTTACAGCTCCATCTCGTCGTGGGTTTTGCAGCTGGATGTTGCTGACAAACTCTTGTCCTTTTTGTGCTAACAGGAAACTGCATCTGATTAAAAACATGTAATTATATTAAAACAAAGGTAAATAccacagcaaaaaaagaaaaaacagtatatatatatatatatatatgttaagATAAGGGAACATCGGGGTTGCTCTTACCCAGGGTAGTGTTTGGCATGTTCTTCCCAAGGGTCTTCTTCAGGCTGCCAGCCTTTCACACCTCCACTGCAGCGGAAACACAACACCTCATCTCCTTTCCCTGTAAGCACACACAATTTAGAcctgtttgcattttcaaagGTTGCTCTACGTTTCTCTAGTCCCAAAATTGCTAGCcccccaacaccaccaccccccGGTCAGGCATCTGTGCTCTACCTGTGCTGTAGAAACCAGCTCTGGAAAGTCTCTCGTGGTCAATAGGGTGATGGACACCTGCAAAACTGCCAAGCCTCTTCTCAAAACTGCCCATAGAGACACCAGTATTCCCGCGTTTTCTACTGCCGCACTCTGCTTCCTCTGAACCCCCCTGGAACGGGATGTTGCCCACATCGTGCCCGAGGATGAAGAAGCAGTATGGATAATGATGGGTATGTTCTCCCCAAGCGGTGTCCCCTGCTTCCCAGCCACTGAGCATGCCaccacagcagaaacactgcaCCTGGTCGCTCTTCCCCAAGTAGTAGAAGCCAGCTTGGGCGAGATTCTGGGGTCTCACAGGTGAAGTAGATGGCCAATTAGAGAAGGTCTGAAGCCGGGCCTCCTCATTCCTCATGTGAGGAACCATAGGATAGACAGACTCATCGACCACTGCTCCTGTTCTCAAAGCATATCTTAGGTCTTCTGCTTCTTCACTGTGTATGGAACCATTACTCAGTGTGGGTTCAGGGCTTGGGTCATAACTGGGGCGGTGGGTGCATCTGAGAAACAGGCACCTTGGGGAAACCTGTAATAGATTGTATGATTTAGTGATTTGGAAAAGAATGCAAACTACAGACTTTGATTTTCAGTACTATAATTATTACTTCTTTATGACGTTCTATAGGTTTGTCTCCCCTTCTCCAGTTTTCAACAGTCTCCTTACAGCTGAAACAGCGGACACGGTCAGCAGGGCCAGTGAAGTAGAAGCCAGCCTGGGCCAGTCTATGTGCTGGCACCTGCTGGACCAGGCTGGAGTCTCGGAATGACTCCAGGCGACACTCCATCTCTGAAAAATCCACTGAGTGATCTGGCTCCCAGTTGCCATCTTGTCTGAGATCACACATGATAGAAAGCGCTGTGTGGGATCACTTGATCGACAGAAtgtctgtaaataaaacaagaagaacaaatgcctgtcattttttttaaatgaaaaagggTTAAACAATTTAAGAATGCTGTATGAGcatttagatagatagataggtagatagatagatagatagatatac
Coding sequences:
- the LOC121188006 gene encoding E3 ubiquitin-protein ligase XIAP isoform X1, whose translation is MCDLRQDGNWEPDHSVDFSEMECRLESFRDSSLVQQVPAHRLAQAGFYFTGPADRVRCFSCKETVENWRRGDKPIERHKEVSPRCLFLRCTHRPSYDPSPEPTLSNGSIHSEEAEDLRYALRTGAVVDESVYPMVPHMRNEEARLQTFSNWPSTSPVRPQNLAQAGFYYLGKSDQVQCFCCGGMLSGWEAGDTAWGEHTHHYPYCFFILGHDVGNIPFQGGSEEAECGSRKRGNTGVSMGSFEKRLGSFAGVHHPIDHERLSRAGFYSTGKGDEVLCFRCSGGVKGWQPEEDPWEEHAKHYPGCSFLLAQKGQEFVSNIQLQNPRRDGAVRNSSYQNGFSGDVNDEEPIEKLMRLQRERQCKICMDRDICIVFIPCGHLVSCEECSESLNKCPICCGPISQKVKTYIS
- the LOC121188006 gene encoding E3 ubiquitin-protein ligase XIAP isoform X2: MCDLRQDGNWEPDHSVDFSEMECRLESFRDSSLVQQVPAHRLAQAGFYFTGPADRVRCFSCKETVENWRRGDKPIERHKEVSPRCLFLRCTHRPSYDPSPEPTLSNGSIHSEEAEDLRYALRTGAVVDESVYPMVPHMRNEEARLQTFSNWPSTSPVRPQNLAQAGFYYLGKSDQVQCFCCGGMLSGWEAGDTAWGEHTHHYPYCFFILGHDVGNIPFQGGSEEAECGSRKRGNTGVSMGSFEKRLGSFAGVHHPIDHERLSRAGFYSTGKGDEVLCFRCSGGVKGWQPEEDPWEEHAKHYPGCSFLLAQKGQEFVSNIQLQNPRRDGANSSYQNGFSGDVNDEEPIEKLMRLQRERQCKICMDRDICIVFIPCGHLVSCEECSESLNKCPICCGPISQKVKTYIS